In a single window of the Tribolium castaneum strain GA2 chromosome 8, icTriCast1.1, whole genome shotgun sequence genome:
- the LOC661331 gene encoding cholesterol transporter ABCA5 produces the protein MGETRGSIYFAQLKAMLKRNILLKKREKRKTTAEVLLPLYSLGVLIVMKVMIPNPNFPAIDTPRGEVHLFSYFQKLKEHTVAVVPNTNETQDFLKRVNDLWHTIDHNTSGFHPIKWLQFPTEEDLLTAYWSQPDSIPIAVIFEEPRPITGPLKYKIRSNPSEFETPSTTVLYSSPASCRESSDFWSGANVLPIETGNSCPVNRYYYSGFVALQALLDYTKIKIDTDRDFHVPKISLEMFPKHAHTGGWMVAFRLVIPLYMVMALSQFITYLLILIVGEKENKIKEGMKIMGLKDSVFWLSWFIIYGIFVLFLSIVCCVLLFTLQVFQNTNFLLIFLLVLLYTLSIIMFGFMITPFFDKSRTAGILGNFAVNIMSLFYFIQVFIDSSSSVAFWVVSLISSSGFALAMDKALVMELKGEGVNFDNLWSGPGMPFGGSLIMMALDIVLYGLLAYYLDCVIPSEHGIRRSPFFCFKPFFWFNKKPVQRIPLANGGSAGSLTTAEDGHNDVEPVSREMKGREAIRIVDMFKTFHHCRKPEIKAINGINLTIYEGQITAILGHNGAGKTTLFNILTGLTAPTSGTAYIFGYDVRDPNDMDEIRRMTGVCPQHDILFDNLTPKEHLEFFAAVKGIPPNLREFEVMKTLRDIDLTDKANASAKHLSGGQKRKLSIGIAVIGDPKIIILDEPTAGVDPYSRRHMWSVLQNRRHGKVILLTTHFMDEADILADRKAVVSKGNIRCCGSSLFLKNKFGIGYHLTLVLDGICREHAITRLVTSHVPKAEKARRHGRELSFILPHNAVDNFASLFSAIEQEINNKSSKLGISSYGVSMTTLEEVFLHLERDEETEGTMDNLSKKMVRNRALSRSLSLQSKSTSYQSLQNEGNNATNQDGKGGGDTAQIGGLEIISETKSPITGIGLEKIECHPNVFQTLISLLRLRILRMIRDIQKLYFMVLLPLGLAALVLYFNSMQTIEVKLTPLALNGSTYADKTTFAIHNASGVVLDDFYDQLLEVGVQRIDPYDGNFSLLLDVAPHMAALNVNVFTNDLSITVIYNDTAQHSLPIILNLISNGLYRLMSPERVIRGQWEPIEVLTLPFQQTAQPEEFDIGIFSASTFIGMIFVLVPVSLAIDMVYDREIKAKNQLRVNGLSFCMYFVTYFVVLGGLMILICAALVLIILLFNIPAFKGWPALVTLGTLTLLYCPSSILFSTCVSYIFDKTDSAQSILPNIATFVGCIPFFLVTALDMLNIGGKAAFVLHILFSLLNAMYIPYAIIYYIQRVYIMCKLNSTCNTLTLTDYMTSEIIVMLVGIIVNIPFWFFVLMIIDIKKSGGRISDAFKFFKRNTDENTEDINELSDIGENEDQDVKAERQKVKNLMDCHVVNPPVVMVQNLHKEYTKSEIKCECCCKHDDEPDTTKIAIRSLSLAVDAGEVFGLLGHNGAGKTTTMKIITAEEAPTRGRVQIGGENITSNMNNAFQLLGYCPQHDALWKNITVREHLECYAAIRGVPSGDIPQIVDLYLTGLQIHEHADKQAQQCSGGTRRKLSFAMAMVGNPKVVLLDEPSTGMDPRSKRFLWDTILASFQGSRGAILTTHSMEEADALCSRVGIMVKGELRCLGSTQHLKNLYGAGYTLEMKLRGGDRTPTSTSCDRPNELREFVTGLFHDATLQESFADRLVFSVPQQSVPSLANCFMQLEKVKTELDIEEYSFSQTTLEQVFLKFAQYDEVNGE, from the exons ATGGGGGAGACGCGAGGCTCCATCTACTTTGCTCAGCTGAAGGCCATGCTGAAGCGGAATATTCTGCTGAAGAAGAGGGAAAAGAGGAAAACGACTGCG gAGGTCTTGTTGCCTTTGTACTCGCTTGGCGTCCTCATCGTGATGAAAGTAATGATTCCAAACCCAAATTTCCCCGCAATAGACACGCCACGAGGTGAAGTCCATCTCTTCTCCTATTTCCAAAAACTGAAAGAACACACCGTCGCCGTAGTTCCCAACACTAACGAAACACAA GACTTTTTAAAACGCGTCAACGACTTGTGGCACACCATCGACCACAACACGTCAGGTTTTCATCCAATCAAATGGCTACAGTTCCCAACCGAAGAGGATCTACTTACTGCATATTGGTCACAACCGGACAGTATACCAATCGCTGTGATTTTCGAAGAACCGAGGCCGATAACAGGACCTTTGAAGTATAAAATCAGGTCGAATCCGTCGGAGTTTGAAACTCCTTCGACCACGGTCTTGTACAGTTCGCCAGCTTCGTGTCGCGAATCGTCCGATTTTTGGTCAGGGGCCAATGTTCTGCCGATTGAGACCGGGAACAGCTGTCCGGTTAATCGGTATTATTACTCCGGGTTTGTGGCCCTGCAGGCGCTCTTGGACTATACGAAGATAAAg ATCGATACGGACCGGGACTTCCACGTGCCCAAAATCAGTCTGGAGATGTTCCCAAAGCACGCCCACACCGGTGGTTGGATGGTCGCTTTCCGGCTAGTGATCCCCTTATACATGGTGATGGCCTTATCTCAGTTCATCACCTATTTACTCATCCTCATTGTGGGCGAGAAAGAAAACAAGATCAAAGAAGGGATGAAAATCATGGGTTTGAAAGACTCCGTCTTTTGGCTCTCCTGGTTCATTATTTACGGCATTTTCGTCCTCTTCTTATCCATCGTCTGTTGCGTCCTCCTCTTCACCCTCCAAGTGTTCCAAAACACCAATTTCCTCCTTATCTTCCTTCTAGTCCTTTTATACACACTTTCAATCATCATGTTCGGATTCATGATCACGCCATTCTTCGATAAATCGAGG ACTGCCGGCATCCTCGGAAACTTTGCTGTGAATATCATGAGTTTGTTTTACTTCATCCAAGTTTTTATCGACAGTTCGAGTTCAGTCGCGTTTTGGGTCGTTTCGTTGATAAGTTCGTCCGGATTCGCGTTGGCTATGGATAAG GCTTTAGTCATGGAATTGAAGGGTGAAGGAGTCAATTTTGACAATCTCTGGTCAGGACCTGGCATGCCATTCGGTGGTAGTTTAATCATGATGGCTTTGGACATTGTCCTTTATGGACTCCTGGCCTACTACCTCGACTGTGTGATACCCAGCGAACATGGTATAAGACGTTCGCCCTTCTTCTGCTTCAAACCCTTCTTCTGGTTTAATAAGAAACCGGTTCAAAGG ATACCACTGGCCAATGGTGGGTCAGCTGGGTCCTTAACCACCGCCGAGGATGGCCATAACGACGTAGAGCCGGTTTCGAGAGAAATGAAAGGTCGCGAAGCCATCCGAATAGTGGATATGTTCAAAACGTTCCAT CATTGCCGGAAGCCCGAAATTAAGGCAATCAACGGAATCAACTTGACGATCTACGAAGGCCAAATCACGGCCATTTTGGGGCACAATGGTGCCGGCAAAACCACACTTTTTAACATATTGACAGGTCTGACAGCACCGACTTCGGGAACGGCTTACATTTTCGGGTACGATGTTAGAGACCCTAACGACATGGACGAGATCAGGAGAATGACAGGGGTTTGCCCCCAACATGATATACTGTTCGATAACTTAACCCCAAAAGAGCATTTGGAGTTTTTCGCCGCGGTTAAA GGTATTCCACCGAATCTGCGCGAGTTTGAAGTGATGAAAACGTTGCGTGATATTGACCTGACGGACAAAGCCAACGCGTCAGCCAAACATTTAAGTGGCGGCCAAAAACGCAAACTCTCGATTGGCATTGCAGTGATCGGGGACCCAAAG ATTATAATTTTGGACGAGCCCACGGCCGGAGTGGACCCGTACTCGCGCCGCCATATGTGGTCAGTGCTCCAGAACCGTCGCCATGGCAAAGTGATCCTCCTTACTACCCATTTTATGGACGAAGCCGATATTTTGG CCGATAGGAAAGCTGTGGTGTCCAAAGGCAACATCCGGTGCTGTGGCAGCTCTCTCTTCCTTAAAAACAAGTTCGGGATCGGTTATCACCTGACCTTGGTCCTTGACGGGATTTGTCGGGAACATGCCATCACCCGATTGGTCACTTCACATGTCCCCAAAGCCGAAAAAGCACGTCGTCATGGTCGCGAACTGAGTTTCATTTTGCCACATAATGCTGTTGATAATTTCGCATCGTTATTTTCGGCAATTGAACAAGAAATTAACAACAAGTCGAGTAAACTGG GGATTTCGAGCTATGGCGTGTCGATGACGACGCTCGAGGAGGTGTTCCTGCACTTGGAGCGTGACGAAGAAACTGAGGGAACGATGGATAACTTGAGCAAGAAGATGGTGAGGAATCGGGCGCTGAGTCGCAGTTTGAGCCTCCAGAGCAAAAGTACAAGTTACCAATCATTACAAAACGAAGGGAACAATGCGACAAATCAGGATGGTAAAGGTGGCGGAGACACGGCACAGATCGGCGGCTTGGAAATCATCAGTGAAACCAAATCGCCAATCACCGGAATTGGGCTTGAAAAAATCGAATGCCACCCCAACGTTTTCCAAACCTTGATTTCCCTCCTGCGTTTGCGCATCCTTCGCATGATCCGAGACATCCAGAAACTCTATTTCATGGTGCTCCTGCCACTAGGACTCGCTGCTCTCGTTCTCTACTTCAACAGCATGCAAACCATTGAAGTTAAACTCACACCATTGGCCCTCAACGGCTCGACATACGCCGATAAAACGACTTTTGCGATACATAACGCCTCAGGAGTGGTTTTGGACGACTTCTACGACCAGTTATTGGAAGTAGGGGTCCAGAGGATTGATCCATACGATGGCAATTTCTCGCTCCTTCTGGACGTTGCTCCGCACATGGCTGCGTTAAATGTGAACGTTTTCACAAATGATTTGAGTATTACTGTGATTTACAACGATACGGCCCAACACAGTTTGCCcattattttgaatttgatCAGTAATGGGTTGTATAGACTTATGAGTCCAGAGCGGGTGATTAGAGGACAGTGGGAACCTATTGAAGTGTTGACGTTACCGTTTCAACAAACGGCACAACCTGAAGAGTTCGATATTGGGATTTTTTCAGCGTCTACCTTCATTGGGATGATTTTTGTCCTGGTGCCAGTCAGTTTGGCCATCGATATGGTCTACGATCGTGAG ATCAAGGCGAAAAACCAGCTGCGCGTCAACGGACTCTCCTTCTGTATGTACTTCGTGACGTATTTTGTGGTCCTTGGTGGCCTCATGATCCTGATTTGTGCCGCCCTTGTCCTAATTATCCTTCTGTTTAACATTCCGGCGTTCAAAGGCTGGCCTGCCTTGGTCACTCTCGGAACCCTAACTCTCTTATATTGCCCTTCGTCCATCCTTTTCAGTACTTGTGTCAGTTATATCTTCGATAAGACGGATTCGGCTCAGTCAATTTTGCCAAACATTGCGACTTTCGTCGGCTGTATCCCTTTTTTCCTCGTCACAGCTTTGGATATGTTGAATATTGGGGGAAAGGCGGCCTTTGtgttacatattttattttcgctACTCAACGCCATGTACATACCGTATGCCATTATCTACTACATACAGAGGGTCTACATAATGTGTAAACTCAACTCGACTTGCAACACTTTAACGTTGACGGACTACATGACCAGTGAGATTATTGTAATGCTGGTGGGGATCATCGTAAATATTCCTTTCTGGTTCTTCGTGTTGATGATAATTGATATTAAGAAAAGTGGCGGACGTATCAGTGATGCCTTCAAGTTTTTC AAACGTAACACCGACGAAAACACCGAAGACATCAACGAACTCAGCGACATCGGCGAGAACGAAGACCAAGACGTGAAGGCGGAACGTCAAAAAGTGAAAAACCTGATGGACTGTCATGTGGTGAACCCACCCGTTGTCATGGTCCAAAACCTCCACAAGGAGTACACGAAAAGCGAAATCAAGTGCGAGTGTTGTTGCAAGCATGACGATGAACCCGACACAACCAAAATCGCAATTCGAAGTCTTTCGTTGGCTGTGGACGCTGGTGAAGTTTTCGGTCTTTTGGGACACAATGGTGCTGGGAAAACCACCACCATGAAAATAATCACAGCGGAAGAGGCCCCAACAAGGGGGCGCGTACAAATCGGGGGCGAAAATATCACCTCGAATATGAACAACGCGTTTCAGTTGTTGGGTTATTGTCCACAACATGACGCCTTGTGGAAGAATATCACAGTGCGAGAGCATCTAGAGTGCTATGCGGCGATTCGAG GCGTTCCCTCGGGCGATATTCCGCAAATCGTCGATTTGTACCTCACTGGGCTCCAAATCCACGAACATGCCGATAAGCAGGCGCAGCAATGTTCTGGGGGCACCCGCCGCAAGCTCTCCTTCGCCATGGCAATGGTGGGGAATCCGAAAGTTGTGCTTTTGGACGAGCCGAGCACTGGAATGGACCCACGGAGCAAACGCTTTTTGTGGGACACCATCTTGGCCAGTTTCCAGGGTTCACGAGGCGCCATCTTGACCACGCACTCCATGGAAGAAGCCGATGCTCTATGTTCAAGAGTTGGAATTATGGTTAAGGGGGAATTGAGGTGTTTGGGATCCACTCAACACTTGAAGAACCTTTATGGGGCGGGCTATACGCTTGAAATGAAGTTGAGGGGTGGGGATAGAACGCCAACTTCGACTTCTTGTGACCGCCCCAATGAACTCCGGGAGTTTGTAACCGGATTGTTTCATGATGCGACACTGCAGGAGAGTTTTGCGGACAGACTCGTCTTCAGTGTTCCACAACAAAGTGTTCCTTCTTTAGCTAACTGTTTCATGCAACTTGAGAAAG ttaAAACGGAGCTGGACATTGAGGAGTACAGCTTCAGCCAAACGACGTTGGAGCAAGTGTTT